In the genome of Streptococcus oralis, one region contains:
- a CDS encoding glycoside hydrolase family 125 protein: MIYSKEIVRKWLDEVVERAKDHPEWVDVFERCYTDTLDNTVEILEDGSTFVLTGDIPAMWLRDSTAQLRPYLHVAKRDPLLRQTIAGLVKRQMTLVLKDPYANSFNIEENWKGHHGTDHTELNGWIWERKYEVDSLCYPLQLAYLLWKETGETSQFDETFVAATKEILHLWTVEQDHNNSPYRFVRDTDRKEDTLVNDGFGPAFAVTGMTWSAFRPSDDCCQYSYLIPSNMFAVVVLGYVQEIFTELDLADSESIIADARRLQSEIQEGIENYAYTTNSKGEKIYAFEVDGLGNASIMDDPNVPSLLAAPYLGYCDIEDEVYQATRRTILSPENPYFYQGEYASGLGSSHTFYRYIWPIALSIQGLTTRDKAEKKFLLDQLVACDGGTGVMHESFHVDDPTLYSREWFSWANMMFCELVLDYLDIR, translated from the coding sequence CGAGCGTTGCTATACGGACACCTTGGACAATACAGTTGAAATCCTCGAAGATGGCTCGACCTTTGTACTGACAGGGGATATTCCTGCCATGTGGCTTCGGGATTCGACAGCCCAGCTACGCCCCTACCTGCATGTGGCTAAAAGAGATCCTCTCTTGCGTCAGACCATTGCAGGTTTGGTCAAGCGTCAGATGACCTTGGTGCTCAAGGATCCTTATGCCAATTCCTTTAACATTGAGGAAAACTGGAAGGGCCACCACGGGACTGACCACACAGAGCTTAATGGCTGGATTTGGGAGCGTAAGTACGAGGTGGACTCACTTTGCTATCCTTTGCAACTGGCTTATCTCCTTTGGAAAGAGACTGGCGAGACCAGTCAGTTTGATGAGACTTTTGTCGCAGCGACCAAGGAAATTCTTCATCTCTGGACGGTAGAACAAGACCACAATAACTCTCCTTATCGTTTCGTTCGGGATACAGACCGCAAGGAAGACACTCTGGTAAATGATGGTTTTGGACCTGCCTTTGCGGTGACAGGTATGACTTGGTCAGCCTTTCGCCCGAGTGATGACTGCTGCCAGTATAGCTATTTGATTCCGTCCAATATGTTTGCTGTAGTAGTCTTGGGGTACGTGCAAGAAATCTTTACAGAACTAGACCTAGCTGATAGTGAGAGTATTATTGCTGATGCTAGGCGTCTCCAGTCTGAAATTCAAGAAGGCATCGAAAATTACGCCTACACCACTAACAGCAAGGGAGAAAAGATTTACGCCTTTGAAGTGGATGGTTTAGGCAATGCTAGTATCATGGATGATCCAAATGTACCGAGTCTGCTGGCGGCGCCTTATCTGGGCTATTGCGACATTGAAGACGAAGTTTATCAAGCAACTCGTCGCACCATTCTGAGCCCTGAAAATCCATACTTCTACCAAGGAGAATATGCTAGTGGTCTCGGAAGTTCTCATACCTTTTATCGCTATATCTGGCCGATTGCCCTATCTATCCAAGGCTTGACAACAAGAGATAAGGCCGAGAAGAAATTCTTACTCGATCAGCTGGTTGCCTGCGATGGTGGTACAGGTGTTATGCACGAAAGCTTCCACGTTGACGACCCAACGCTTTACTCACGTGAATGGTTCTCTTGGGCCAACATGATGTTCTGTGAGTTGGTCTTGGATTACCTAGATATTCGCTAA